A genomic segment from Bradysia coprophila strain Holo2 chromosome III, BU_Bcop_v1, whole genome shotgun sequence encodes:
- the LOC119078685 gene encoding uncharacterized protein LOC119078685, which yields MDLKPIYTVELKDRDYRNYSSREFPMCDLLETFGPIFKFLAPGHELYDAKNVNKLLTKVASTNPIAVDMGAQIRSFHYQKLKADDATVYRVSKIEAKQSVNIKSYLTTAQNLAPHKIDPLNIEDVERLFQLISQKAIIYIHNAGHKCNQHLDDGVIFHNPSAIRNPLALLRECTDPPEISQYWIYVGKRYTNSFLHTDDFGLPVINTMLNDGQKFWLTVDPSDNVKLIQRLRQMSGLDRSCPYNYLDTKVLIPPATLRQWGIKFYTTIQRQYETVVLGENVFHQCINLDLSVNCGANFLSWGRLKKNSTVYCKCRKEAKLRHDEGVEINGFELLATWRTRNLQ from the exons ATGGACCTAAAGCCAATTTATACCGTTGAATTAAAAGACCGCGATTACAGAAATTATTCATCGCGTGAGTTTCCAATGTGCGATCTATTGGAAACGTTTggtccgattttcaaatttctggCACCGGGACATGAACTGTATGACGcaaaaaatgttaacaaaCTACTCACCAAAGTAGCGTCGACCAATCCGATAGCTGTGGATATGGGGGCGCAAATACGATCATTTCATTACCAAAAACTGAAAGCGGACGATGCTACA GTTTACCGTGTGTCAAAGATAGAAGCTAAACAATCTGTCAACATCAAATCGTATCTGACGACTGCTCAAAATTTAGCCCCTCATAAAATTGATCCACTAAATATCGAGGATGTTGAGAGACTGTTTCAGTTGATTTCGCAAAAAGCGATCATTTACATTCACAACGCCGGTCACAAATGTAACCAACACCTTGACGATGGTGTCATTTTTCACAATCCATCAGCGATACGCAATCCGTTAGCATTGCTAAGGGAATGTACCGATCCACCAGAAATAAGTCAGTATTGGATTTATGTCGGAAAGCGATACACGAATTCATTCTTACACACGGACGATTTTGGGCTTCCTGTTATTAACACTATGTTGAACGACGgacaaaaattttggttgactGTTGATCCCAGTGACAACGTCAAACTAATTCAGAGGCTCAGACAAATGTCCG GATTGGACCGCAGCTGCCCGTACAATTACTTAGACACCAAAGTATTGATTCCGCCAGCAACATTACGACAATGGGGCATAAAGTTTTACACGACCATTCAACGTCAATACGAAACGGTCGTACTcggtgaaaatgttttccatcaGTGCATCAATTTGGATCTGTCGGTCAATTGTGGTGCAAATTTTCTCAGCTGGGGAAGATTAAAGAAGAACAGTACTGTGTACTGTAAATGCCGGAAAGAGGCAAAGCTACGACATGACGAAGGCGTTGAAATCAATGGATTTGAACTACTCGCTACCTGGCGTACTCGGAATTTACAATGA